From a single Rhinolophus ferrumequinum isolate MPI-CBG mRhiFer1 chromosome 15, mRhiFer1_v1.p, whole genome shotgun sequence genomic region:
- the URI1 gene encoding unconventional prefoldin RPB5 interactor 1, whose protein sequence is MEAPPDPGPHASASASASAAAPLRAPEVARLREEQEKVVTSCQEKIQHWKKVDNDYNALQERLSTLPDKLSYNIMVPFGPFAFMPGKLVHTNEVTVLLGDNWFAKCSAKQAVGLVEHRKEHVRKTIDDLKKVMNNFESRVEFTEDLQKMSDAAGDIVDIREEIKSDFEFKAKHRIAHKPHSKPKTSDIFEADFANDVQSKGLLADEGLWARLEELERQEELLGELDSKPDAVIANGEDTTSSEEEKEEQNIHGHVGNERADSGTPSGRPRDAPELLRAPVTSQHKCSVNGSDACHSDEDDGDGDDENENVRDALGLGETSVPTIYFSHTVEPKRVRINTGKNTTLKFSEKKEEAKRKRKNSSGGGHCSQELPTIRTPADIYRVFVDLVNGEYVPRKSILKSRSREDSVCSDTSESSAADLDDRRGLWRSISCEEATHSDTSESILEEEQQENHQKKLSPVTGTPEAFSGTVIEKEFLSSSAPHPAGAHPVLPTIPERREVLSEVSGESTKRVSKFKAARLQQKS, encoded by the exons GTGGTCACTAGCTGCCAAGAGAAAATCCAGCACTG GAAGAAGGTAGATAATGATTATAATGCCCTTCAAGAAAGACTCAGTACCTTGCCTGATAAGTTGTCTTACAACATCATG gtACCATTTGGCCCCTTTGCCTTCATGCCAGGAAAACTTGTCCATACTAATGAAGTTACTGTTTTACTTGGGGACAATTGGTTTGCAAAGTGCTCAGCAAAGCAGGCAGTGGGCTTAGTTGAGCACCGGAAAGAAC ACGTAAGAAAAACaatagatgatttaaaaaaagtgatgaaCAATTTTGAATCCAGAGTTGAATTTACAGAAGATTTGCAGAAAATGAGTGAT gcTGCAGGTGATATTGTTGAcataagagaagaaattaaaagtgacTTCGAATTTAAAG caaagcaCCGAATTGCTCACAAACCTCACTCCAAACCCAAAACTTCAGATATTTTTGAAGCAGATTTTGCAAATGATGTACAATCCAAGGGTTTGCTTGCTGACGAGGGGCTGTGGGCTCGACTTGAAGAACTGGAGAGACAAGAAGAATTGCTGGGCGAACTTGACAG tAAGCCTGATGCTGTGATTGCAAATGGAGAAGACACAACATCTTctgaagaggagaaggaggagcagaACATACATGGGCATGTGGGGAATGAAAGAGCAGACTCCGGTACTCCCAGCGGTCGTCCCAGGGACGCTCCAGAGCTGCTTAGGGCTCCAGTGACTAGTCAGCACAAGTGTTCAGTGAATGGTTCGGATGCCTGTCACagtgatgaagatgatggtgatggtgacgatgaaAACGAAAATGTCCGTGATGCTCTAGGGCTTGGAGAGACTTCTGTACcaacaatatatttttctcatactGTTGAGCCTAAGAGG GTCCGAATAAATACTGGAAAAAATACCActttaaaattcagtgaaaagaaagaagaagccaAACGTAAACGAAAAAACAGCTCAGGCGGTGGTCACTGTTCCCAGGAGCTGCCCACCATCAGGACGCCTGCCGACATTTACAG AGTTTTTGTTGATCTTGTGAATGGAGAATATGTCCCTCGGAAGTCCATCCTGAAGTCTCGCAGCAGAGAAGACAGTGTTTGCAGTGACACCAGTGAGAGCAGTGCCGCCGACCTCGATGACCGACGTGGCCTTTGGAGGAGCATCAGCTGTGAAGAGGCCACTCACAGTGACACCAGTGAGAGCATTTTGGAAGAGGAACAGCAAGAAAATCATCAAAAGAAACTTTCGCCGGTAACTGGAACacctgag GCTTTTTCTGGAACTGTGATAGAAAAAGAATTTCTGTCGTCCTCAGCACCACACCCAGCTGGGGCTCATCCTGTGCTACCCACCATTCCGGAACGCAGAGAAGTCCTGTCAGAAGTGTCAGGAGAAAGTACAAAGAGGGTTTCAAAGTTCAAAGCTGCCAGACTGCAGCAGAAAAGCTAG